The proteins below are encoded in one region of Micromonospora sp. DSM 45708:
- a CDS encoding alpha-ketoacid dehydrogenase subunit beta, with amino-acid sequence MATVTMAKALNAALADAMLDDERVLVFGEDVGQLGGVFRITDGLQARFGDKRCFDTPLAEAGIVGFAVGLAMSGLRPVVEMQFDAFAYPAFEQIASHVAKLRNRTRGALSVPIVIRVPYAGGIGGVEHHCDSSEAYYAHTPGLKVVTPATVDDAYSLLRAAIDDPDPVVFLEPKKLYFGSAEVELPARTAPIGTAVVRRPGTDATLVAYGPAVPVALAAAEAAREEGWDLEVVDVRSIVPFDDATVTASVRRTGRCVVIQEAQGFAGVGAEIAARVQERCFHALHAPVLRVSGLDIPYPAPMLEHTHLPSVDRVLDTVARLQWDDQPDSRWVAA; translated from the coding sequence ATGGCCACCGTGACCATGGCGAAGGCGCTCAACGCCGCGCTCGCCGACGCGATGCTCGACGACGAGCGGGTGCTCGTCTTCGGCGAGGACGTCGGCCAGCTCGGCGGCGTCTTCCGGATCACCGACGGGTTGCAGGCCCGCTTCGGCGACAAGCGGTGCTTCGACACCCCGCTCGCCGAGGCCGGCATCGTCGGCTTCGCGGTCGGTCTGGCCATGTCCGGGCTGCGGCCGGTGGTCGAGATGCAGTTCGACGCGTTCGCGTACCCGGCGTTCGAGCAGATCGCCTCGCACGTGGCGAAGCTGCGCAACCGCACCCGCGGCGCGCTCAGCGTGCCGATCGTCATCCGGGTCCCGTACGCCGGCGGCATCGGCGGCGTGGAGCACCACTGCGACTCGTCCGAGGCGTACTACGCGCACACCCCCGGCCTGAAGGTGGTCACGCCGGCGACCGTCGACGACGCGTACTCGCTGCTGCGTGCCGCCATCGACGACCCGGACCCGGTGGTGTTCCTGGAGCCGAAGAAGCTCTACTTCGGAAGCGCGGAGGTGGAGCTGCCGGCGCGCACCGCGCCGATCGGCACCGCCGTGGTGCGCCGGCCGGGCACCGACGCGACGCTCGTCGCGTACGGCCCGGCGGTGCCGGTGGCGCTGGCCGCCGCCGAGGCGGCCCGCGAGGAGGGCTGGGACCTGGAGGTGGTCGACGTGCGCAGCATCGTGCCGTTCGACGACGCCACGGTGACCGCGTCGGTGCGCCGCACCGGCCGCTGCGTGGTGATCCAGGAGGCGCAGGGCTTCGCCGGCGTCGGCGCCGAGATCGCCGCCCGGGTGCAGGAGCGCTGCTTCCACGCGCTGCACGCGCCGGTGCTGCGGGTGTCCGGGCTGGACATCCCCTACCCGGCGCCGATGCTGGAGCACACCCACCTGCCCTCGGTGGACCGGGTGCTGGACACCGTGGCCCGGTTGCAGTGGGACGACCAGCCCGACTCCCGGTGGGTGGCGGCATGA
- a CDS encoding DNA polymerase domain-containing protein — MATAAAEEIRVGERLVRVSNPDKPYFPERGLTKLDVVRYFLAVGDGVLRALRDRPTMLERWPRGVFEGATIATRQTNKGDAFYQKRLPAGAPDWVRTAHITFPSGRTADEVAPSELAVVIWAANLGTLRFHPWPVSKADVEHPDQLRIDLDPMPGVEFAQVVPVAHEVRAFLAELGLEGYPKTTGGRGLHVYLSIEPRWSFGECRRAVLALGLEMQRRRPDLVTTTWWRDQRDRPVFVDYNQMARDHTMTSAYSIRPTPRALVSAPLDWAELDDARPEDFDVLSMPARFADRGDPHAGLDARRHSLEPLLELADREGLEPPPER; from the coding sequence GTGGCGACCGCGGCGGCCGAGGAGATCCGGGTGGGGGAGCGGCTGGTCCGCGTCTCCAACCCCGACAAGCCCTACTTTCCCGAGCGCGGGCTGACCAAGCTGGACGTGGTGCGCTACTTCCTCGCCGTCGGTGACGGCGTCCTGCGCGCGCTGCGGGACCGGCCCACCATGCTGGAACGCTGGCCGCGCGGCGTGTTCGAGGGCGCGACGATCGCCACCCGGCAGACCAACAAAGGCGACGCGTTCTACCAGAAGCGGCTGCCGGCCGGCGCGCCCGACTGGGTGCGCACCGCGCACATCACGTTCCCCAGCGGACGGACCGCCGACGAGGTGGCGCCGAGCGAGTTGGCGGTGGTGATCTGGGCGGCGAACCTGGGCACGCTGCGGTTCCACCCGTGGCCGGTGTCGAAGGCCGACGTGGAGCACCCCGACCAGCTGCGCATCGACCTGGACCCGATGCCCGGGGTGGAGTTCGCCCAGGTGGTGCCGGTGGCCCACGAGGTGCGGGCGTTCCTCGCCGAGCTGGGCCTGGAGGGCTACCCGAAGACCACCGGCGGTCGGGGCCTGCACGTCTACCTGTCGATCGAGCCGCGCTGGAGCTTCGGGGAGTGCCGGCGGGCGGTGCTGGCGCTCGGCCTCGAGATGCAGCGCCGGCGGCCGGACCTGGTCACCACCACCTGGTGGCGGGACCAGCGGGACCGGCCGGTCTTCGTCGACTACAACCAGATGGCCCGCGACCACACCATGACGTCGGCGTACTCGATCCGGCCCACGCCCCGGGCGCTGGTCTCGGCGCCGCTGGACTGGGCCGAGCTGGACGACGCCCGGCCGGAGGACTTCGACGTGCTCAGCATGCCGGCCCGCTTCGCCGACCGGGGCGACCCGCACGCCGGCCTGGACGCTCGCCGGCACTCGCTGGAACCGCTGCTGGAACTGGCCGACCGGGAGGGCCTGGAGCCGCCGCCGGAGCGTTGA
- the pdhA gene encoding pyruvate dehydrogenase (acetyl-transferring) E1 component subunit alpha, with product MGPPHVQEVPAVTTTPQAVRRASPRTRRPATPAAPDPSAGLLPRPEPVRLLDPDGTALPARDDYPAPPVETLHEMYRRMVVGRRFDTQATALTKQGRLAVYPSARGQEACQVGGVLALRDSDWVFPTYRESMALTARGLDPVEVLTLLRGDWHCGYDPAVTRTAPQCTPLATQCVHAAGLAYGESYQGRDTVALTFIGDGATSEGDFHEGINFAAVFKAPVVFLVQNNKYAISVPLSRQTAAPSLAYKGVGYGVPSEQVDGNDPVAVLAVLNRAVGHARAGKGPYLVEAHTYRMEPHTNADDQTRYRDADEVEAWRDRDPIARLEAYLRARGVLDDAAVAAVAEEAEAYAAALRRRMDSQPTVDPLSLFDHVYAEPTPQLVEQRELVRAELAAARDEEGDA from the coding sequence ATAGGGCCACCACACGTCCAGGAGGTCCCCGCCGTGACGACCACACCCCAGGCGGTCCGCAGGGCATCCCCGCGTACCCGCCGACCGGCCACCCCGGCCGCACCCGACCCGTCGGCCGGCCTGCTGCCACGGCCCGAGCCGGTCCGGCTGCTCGACCCGGACGGCACCGCGCTGCCGGCCCGCGACGACTACCCGGCGCCGCCGGTCGAGACGCTGCACGAGATGTACCGCCGGATGGTCGTCGGCCGTCGCTTCGACACCCAGGCCACCGCCCTGACCAAGCAGGGCCGGCTGGCCGTCTACCCGTCCGCGCGCGGCCAGGAGGCGTGCCAGGTCGGCGGCGTGCTCGCGCTGCGCGACTCCGACTGGGTCTTCCCCACCTACCGGGAGTCGATGGCGCTGACCGCCCGCGGCCTCGACCCGGTCGAGGTGCTCACGCTGCTGCGCGGCGACTGGCACTGCGGGTACGACCCGGCCGTCACCCGTACCGCGCCGCAGTGCACCCCGCTCGCCACCCAGTGCGTGCACGCCGCCGGTCTCGCCTACGGCGAGTCGTACCAGGGGCGGGACACCGTGGCGCTGACGTTCATCGGCGACGGCGCCACCAGCGAGGGCGACTTCCACGAGGGGATCAACTTCGCGGCCGTGTTCAAGGCGCCGGTCGTCTTCCTGGTGCAGAACAACAAGTACGCCATCAGCGTGCCGCTGTCCCGGCAGACCGCCGCGCCGAGCCTGGCGTACAAGGGCGTCGGCTACGGCGTGCCCAGCGAGCAGGTCGACGGCAACGACCCGGTGGCCGTGCTGGCGGTGCTGAACCGCGCCGTCGGGCACGCCCGCGCCGGCAAGGGCCCGTACCTGGTCGAGGCGCACACCTACCGGATGGAACCGCACACCAACGCCGACGACCAGACCCGCTACCGGGACGCCGACGAGGTCGAGGCGTGGCGCGACCGCGACCCGATCGCCCGGCTGGAGGCGTACCTGCGGGCCCGGGGCGTGCTCGACGACGCCGCGGTCGCGGCGGTCGCCGAGGAGGCCGAGGCGTACGCCGCCGCGCTGCGCCGCCGGATGGACTCCCAGCCGACCGTGGACCCGCTCAGCCTCTTCGACCACGTCTACGCCGAGCCGACGCCGCAACTCGTCGAGCAGCGGGAACTGGTCCGGGCCGAGCTGGCCGCGGCCCGCGACGAGGAGGGGGACGCCTGA
- a CDS encoding histidine phosphatase family protein, with protein MAELAALWIVRHGESTANVAATAAETSGAELIDLTHRDADVPLSPTGEEQARATGRWLAGLPAERRPAVAVVSPYLRAVRTAELALAGTGVPMSRDERLRDRELGILDGLTGHGVRRRHPQEARRRDRLGKFYYRPPGGESWTDVALRLRTLLGDLRRDHEGGRVLLFGHDALVFLLRYLVEGLTEAELMALTREHVIANCSVTGWRADGAGRLAPEMFNDVTHLHRQGARPTREDEIHAEPV; from the coding sequence ATGGCGGAGTTGGCGGCACTCTGGATCGTGCGGCACGGCGAGAGCACCGCGAACGTCGCGGCCACCGCGGCCGAGACGTCCGGCGCCGAGCTGATCGACCTCACCCACCGGGACGCGGACGTGCCGCTGTCGCCCACCGGCGAGGAACAGGCCCGGGCGACCGGCCGGTGGCTGGCCGGCCTGCCCGCGGAGCGCCGGCCCGCGGTGGCGGTGGTGTCGCCGTACCTGCGCGCGGTGCGCACCGCCGAGCTGGCGCTGGCCGGCACCGGGGTGCCGATGAGCCGCGACGAGCGGCTGCGCGACCGGGAGCTGGGCATCCTCGACGGGCTCACCGGGCACGGCGTGCGCCGACGCCACCCGCAGGAGGCGCGGCGACGGGACCGGCTCGGCAAGTTCTACTACCGGCCGCCCGGCGGCGAGTCCTGGACCGACGTGGCGCTGCGGCTCCGGACCCTCCTCGGTGACCTGCGCCGCGACCACGAGGGCGGCCGGGTGCTGCTGTTCGGCCACGACGCGCTGGTCTTCCTGCTCCGCTACCTGGTGGAGGGGCTCACCGAGGCGGAGCTGATGGCGCTCACCCGCGAGCACGTGATCGCCAACTGCTCGGTCACCGGCTGGCGGGCCGACGGCGCCGGCCGGCTCGCGCCGGAGATGTTCAACGACGTGACCCACCTGCACCGGCAGGGGGCGCGGCCCACCAGGGAGGACGAGATCCATGCCGAGCCGGTCTGA
- a CDS encoding Lrp/AsnC family transcriptional regulator yields MSGVSQETGATAGTATGTGRSVGPLDEVDRRILRELVADARLSIRTLAERVHVSRTNAYARVERLLRDGVLTGFTARVAPEPAGLGTSAYIALTIEQNTWREVSAELAQVRYIEHAALLSGEHDVLALVRAPDNATLRDVVLDRVQSIAGVLSTRTWLVFEEFDGTLSPWA; encoded by the coding sequence ATGAGCGGAGTGAGCCAGGAGACCGGCGCCACAGCGGGCACGGCGACCGGAACGGGACGTTCGGTCGGGCCGCTCGACGAGGTCGACCGGCGGATCCTGCGCGAACTGGTGGCGGACGCCCGGCTCTCCATCCGGACGCTGGCCGAACGCGTGCACGTCTCGCGCACCAACGCGTACGCCCGGGTGGAGCGGCTGCTGCGCGACGGCGTGCTGACCGGCTTCACCGCGCGGGTGGCGCCGGAGCCGGCCGGGCTGGGCACGTCGGCGTACATCGCGCTGACCATCGAGCAGAACACCTGGCGGGAGGTCTCCGCCGAGCTGGCCCAGGTGCGTTACATCGAGCACGCGGCGCTGCTCAGTGGCGAGCACGACGTGCTGGCGCTGGTCCGCGCGCCGGACAACGCCACGCTGCGGGACGTGGTGCTGGACCGGGTGCAGAGCATCGCCGGCGTGCTCTCCACCCGCACCTGGCTGGTCTTCGAGGAGTTCGACGGGACGCTGAGCCCCTGGGCCTGA